In one Arachis duranensis cultivar V14167 chromosome 9, aradu.V14167.gnm2.J7QH, whole genome shotgun sequence genomic region, the following are encoded:
- the LOC107495284 gene encoding uncharacterized protein LOC107495284 — translation MGRPKSPTGSSKILEKIVSAFRNDWARKLDDALWAYRTTFKTPIGMSPYQRVYGKACHLPVKLEHRAYWATRFLNFDAKVAGEKRLLQLNELDEFRQAAFKNAKIYTERVKKWHDKKISSRVFDPG, via the coding sequence ATGGGCAGGCCGAAGTCTCCAACAGGGAGCTCAAAAATTCTAGAGAAAATAGTGAGTGCCTTCAGGAATGACTGGGCAAGAAAGCTTGACGATGCCCTTTGGGCGTATAGAACAACTTTCAAGACCCCTATTGGGATGTCGCCCTACCAGCGGGTCTATGGCAAAGCATGTCATTTACCAGTGAAACTAGAACACagggcctactgggcaaccagattccttaACTTCGATGCCAAGGTTGCAGGAGAAAAAAGACTACTCCAGCTTAATGAGTTGGATGAATTCCGACAAGCTGCATTTAAGAATGCTAAAATTTACACGGAAAGGGTCAAGAAATGGCACGATAAAAAGATCTCTTCCAGAGTCTTCGATCCTGGCTAG
- the LOC107495273 gene encoding uncharacterized protein LOC107495273 — protein MSEGGNTATQGTTKGAQRSAGVNKGIQFPKGGNVGVQHQEGINISFNAQIGEAKHVLVQGTFIRKKLIKIPFAEALEQIPSYVKFMKDILSYKKDWREVETVFLTEECSVVIQRILPKKLQDLGSFVIPYTLRDGCTRKALGSLGTSINLMPSSPLRKLGIQEVKFTRICLQLADGSIKFPSGVVEDVIVRVRPFAFSTDFVVLNMEEYKNVSIILGRPFLAIGRTLIDVQKKEVTLRVNEDKFVLNAVKAMQYLDTPKECMRIDIIEPLVEEVHVVERLEEELDDILEDAKPDIEAPAKHEETLKTLKVEDDPPKLELKPLPSSLKYVFLGDGDTL, from the exons ATGTCAGAAGGTGGAAACACAGCAACCCAGGGCACTACCAAGGGTGCTCAACGCTCAGCAGGGGTCAACAAGGGAATCCAATTCCCAAAAGGGGGCAAtgttggcgttcaacaccaggaAGGGATCAACATAAGCTTCAACGCCCAGATAGGGGAGGCCAAGCACGTTCTAGTTCAGGGAACATTCATCCGAAAGAAGCTG ATCAAGATCCCATTTGCAGAAGCCCTTGAACAAATACCCTCCTatgtcaagttcatgaaggatATATTGAGCTacaagaaggattggagggaggtAGAGACAGTTTTCCTCACTGAAGAGTGCAGTGTAGTCATCCAGAGGATCctaccaaagaaacttcaagaCCTTGGAAGCTTTGTGATACCCTACACTCTCAGAGATGGTTGTACAAGGAAAGCCCTAGGTAGTCTTGGAACAAGCATCAATTTGATGCCTTCATCACCACTAAGGAAACTTGGGATCCAAGAAGTCAAGTTTACCCGCATCtgccttcaacttgctgatggctccatcaAGTTTCCATCAGGAGTAGTTGAAGACGTGATTGTAAGGGTTAGACCCTTTGCGTTTTCCACAGACTTCGTGGTGTTGAATATGGAAGAATACAAGAATGTATCCATTATTCTAGGGAGACCCTTTCTGGCTATAGGAAGGACCCTCATTGATGTGCAAAAAAAGGAAGTGACactaagagtcaatgaggacaaATTCGTACTAAATGCTGTCAAGGCCATGCAGTACCTTGACACCCCAAAGGAATGTATGAGGATTGATATCATCGAACCCCTGGTGGAAGAGGTACATGTAGTTGAGAGACTTGAGGAGGAGCTGGATGACATCCTTGAAGATGCCAAGCCTGACATAGAGGCACCAGCAAAACATGAGGAGACATTAAAAACTCTTAAAGTAGAGGATGATCCTCCTAAACTTGAACTTAAGCCACTACCATCTTCCTTGAAATACGTGTTTCTAGGAGATGGAGACAcactgtaa
- the LOC107495192 gene encoding probable serine/threonine-protein kinase At1g54610 — MGCVISREVQSGIVSEVKEEKGLSAELSRKVGDVSTSNIDVGEVEIQNGEKQREKEENGSNDEQPRKARGERRRSKPNPRMSNPPKNLRGEQVAAGWPPWLTAVCGEALSGWIPRKADTFEKIDKIGQGTYSNVYKAKDMLTGKIVALKKVRFDNLEPESVKFMAREIIILRRLDHPNVVKLEGLVTSRMSLSLYLVFDYMVHDLAGLAASPEIKFTEPQVKCYMHQLLSGLEHCHNRNVLHRDIKGSNLLIDNDGVLKIADFGLASFFDPNRKQPMTNRVVTLWYRPPELLLGATDYGVGIDLWSAGCILGELLAGKPIMPGRTEVEQLHKIYKLCGSPSDEYWKKSKLPNATLFKPREPYRRCIRETFKDFPPSTLALIDTLLAIDPAERKTASYALRSEFFTTEPYACDPSCLPKYPPTKEMDAKRRDDEARRLRAAGKAHGDGAKKHHRTRERTARAIAAPEANAELQPNIDRRRLITHANAKSKSEKFPPPHEDGQLGYPLGSSNHIDPDTLPPDVSFVSTTYNYTKEPFQAWSGPIGVPKQKKHNNAGDALDLSKPHKSALKDKVKGKKIIV; from the exons ATGGGGTGTGTGATTAGCCGAGAGGTGCAATCGGGGATTGTCTCTGAGGTGAAGGAGGAGAAGGGTTTGAGTGCTGAGTTGAGCAGGAAGGTTGGTGATGTGTCTACAAGCAATATTGATGTAGGCGAGGTGGAGATTCAGAATGGCGAGAAGCAGagggaaaaagaagagaatggtAGCAATGATGAGCAGCCTCGGAAAGCGAGGGGCGAAAGAAGAAGATCAAAGCCAAACCCAAGGATGAGTAATCCCCCTAAGAATTTGAGGGGGGAGCAAGTAGCAGCTGGGTGGCCACCGTGGCTTACGGCAGTTTGTGGGGAAGCACTCAGTGGCTGGATTCCTCGAAAGGCTGACACATTTGAGAAAATTGATAAG ATTGGTCAAGGAACATATAGTAATGTGTACAAAGCTAAGGACATGTTGACTGGTAAGATCGTTGCATTGAAGAAGGTCCGATTTGACAATTTGGAACCTGAGAGTGTCAAATTCATGGCAAGGGAGATTATTATTTTGCGAAGATTGGATCACCCCAACGTTGTAAAGCTAGAAGGTTTAGTTACATCAAGAATGTCCTTGAGTTTGTATCTCGTTTTTGATTACATGGTGCATGATTTAGCTGGTCTTGCTGCAAGCCCTGAAATAAAGTTTACAGAACCTCAG GTCAAATGTTACATGCATCAATTGTTATCAGGTCTTGAGCACTGTCATAATCGAAATGTGCTTCACCGTGATATTAAAGGATCAAATCTACTTATCGACAATGATGGAGTACTTAAGATTGCTGATTTTGGTCTTGCATCATTCTTTGATCCGAACCGCAAGCAACCCATGACTAATCGTGTAGTAACCCTTTGGTATAGACCTCCGGAGTTGCTTCTTGGTGCCACAGATTATGGTGTGGGCATTGACCTTTGGAGTGCTGGTTGCATTCTAGGAGAGCTATTGGCTGGGAAACCTATTATGCCTGGTCGTACAGAG GTGGAACAATTGCATAAGATATACAAACTTTGCGGTTCACCTTCTGATGAGTATTGGAAGAAATCAAAGTTGCCTAATGCTACCTTGTTTAAACCTAGAGAGCCATATAGGAGATGCATAAGAGAGACATTTAAAGATTTTCCACCTTCTACACTAGCCCTTATTGACACTCTTCTTGCAATTGATCCCGCTGAACGGAAGACTGCCTCATATGCTTTAAGAAGTGAG TTCTTTACCACAGAACCTTATGCTTGTGATCCTTCTTGTCTTCCAAAATATCCCCCGACCAAGGAAATGGATGCTAAACGACGGGATGATGAAGCAAGGAG ATTAAGAGCTGCTGGAAAAGCTCATGGGGATGGTGCAAAGAAGCATCATCGTACACGTGAACGTACTGCAAGAGCTATTGCTGCTCCTGAAGCCAATGCCGAGCTTCAACCCAACATTGAT CGAAGGCGTCTCATCACTCATGCGAATGCTAAGAGCAAGAGTGAAAAGTTCCCTCCACCTCATGAAGACGGGCAACTTGGATACCCGTTGGGATCTTCAAACCATATTGATCCAGACACTCTCCCTCCTGATGTCTCTTTTGTTTCAACCACATACAACTACACAAAGGAACCATTCCAGGCATGGTCTGGTCCGATCGGTGTGCCAAAGCAGAAGAAACACAATAATGCAGGTGATGCATTGGATTTATCCAAACCACATAAAAGTGCCCTCAAGGACAAGGTTAAAGGAAAGAAAATCATAgtttag